From uncultured Methanobrevibacter sp., a single genomic window includes:
- a CDS encoding bifunctional NADP phosphatase/NAD kinase — translation MDAQDKKLATDLAYEIIKEVSRATRPYIGKPEAGEKVKMGADGTPTSLIDVVSEEKVVQILKEAPVYSYIISEEIGELRLGKGTKRSVTLTHELRRKDIPEDEKAKFIFLVDPIDGTSNAIKEIPAFAISLAVANVPEGRVATLNDVELAFISNLANGNFFEAEKGKGCWLNNKRVQPSDEVRISNMTLGGFTKSGTSVASKLVDNARRMRVLGSVVLELSYVASGRYDAFLDLRGSRIIDIAAAKLILEEAGGIITDKYGEKLNNTLSIYEKTIVVAANTPILHKQMIDILNDNRTDVIGKIGIFGRIDQDRAILFSAKIIDYLLTNGREVIVEKRLSKKIIELANNPELPQIIENTKEIYPEIADELSNINFNINYDAISRNIFDFDCDMAIILGGDGTLLRAESKMKPTIPIFGINMGTVGFLTDTEVKDTFNALDEILKGEYYREKRTRLVVSHENNHYSAINEVVIMTNKTAKMLHFQIKVDGEIIDEVRADGLIISTPSGSTAYAMSAGGPIVDPKVGGFIIIPICPYKLGARPFIVSDNSEITVKLLKKGKTAVFVMDGQRNEEAEYEEEIKFKKAEKDVYFIRTSTKYFYKKVKDKLNAGGITSSNGCMDE, via the coding sequence ATGGATGCTCAAGATAAGAAATTGGCAACAGACCTTGCCTATGAAATCATTAAAGAGGTAAGCAGAGCTACAAGACCATACATAGGAAAACCCGAAGCAGGCGAAAAAGTCAAGATGGGTGCAGACGGAACACCGACCTCCCTAATTGACGTAGTATCTGAAGAAAAAGTTGTTCAGATTTTAAAAGAGGCTCCCGTATATTCATACATTATCAGTGAAGAAATCGGAGAGCTGAGACTTGGTAAGGGAACAAAAAGAAGCGTTACATTAACTCATGAGCTTAGACGCAAAGACATTCCTGAAGACGAAAAGGCCAAATTCATCTTTCTGGTTGATCCTATTGACGGAACAAGCAACGCCATTAAGGAAATTCCTGCATTTGCAATTTCACTTGCTGTGGCAAATGTCCCTGAAGGCAGAGTTGCAACATTGAATGACGTTGAACTTGCTTTCATAAGCAATCTTGCAAACGGAAACTTCTTTGAAGCCGAAAAGGGAAAAGGATGCTGGCTCAACAATAAAAGAGTACAACCAAGTGATGAAGTGAGAATAAGCAATATGACCCTTGGAGGATTTACAAAAAGCGGAACCTCAGTTGCATCCAAGCTTGTCGACAATGCAAGAAGGATGAGAGTGCTTGGAAGTGTAGTTCTGGAACTGTCTTACGTTGCAAGCGGCAGATATGACGCATTTCTTGATTTGAGAGGAAGCAGAATCATCGACATTGCAGCTGCAAAACTGATTCTGGAAGAAGCAGGAGGAATCATCACAGACAAGTACGGAGAAAAGCTGAACAATACCTTAAGCATCTATGAAAAAACAATTGTCGTTGCTGCAAACACTCCAATACTTCACAAACAGATGATTGACATCTTAAATGACAACAGAACCGATGTAATCGGTAAAATAGGAATCTTCGGAAGAATCGACCAGGACCGTGCAATACTATTTTCAGCAAAAATCATAGATTATCTTTTAACCAACGGAAGGGAAGTGATTGTTGAGAAGAGACTTTCCAAAAAAATCATTGAACTTGCAAACAATCCGGAACTTCCCCAAATTATCGAAAATACAAAGGAAATCTATCCTGAAATTGCAGATGAACTTTCAAACATCAACTTCAACATTAATTATGATGCCATTTCAAGAAACATATTCGATTTCGACTGCGATATGGCAATAATTCTTGGAGGAGACGGAACACTCTTAAGAGCAGAATCAAAAATGAAGCCTACAATACCTATTTTTGGAATCAACATGGGAACTGTAGGATTTTTAACCGATACAGAAGTTAAAGACACATTCAATGCACTTGATGAAATCCTGAAAGGAGAGTACTACAGGGAAAAAAGAACCAGACTTGTGGTATCCCACGAAAACAATCATTATTCAGCCATCAATGAAGTGGTTATAATGACAAACAAAACCGCAAAGATGCTTCACTTCCAAATCAAGGTTGACGGCGAAATCATTGATGAAGTGAGAGCTGACGGACTTATCATTTCAACTCCGAGCGGATCTACAGCTTATGCTATGTCTGCGGGAGGACCTATTGTTGATCCGAAAGTCGGAGGATTTATTATCATCCCTATTTGTCCGTATAAACTTGGAGCAAGGCCTTTTATCGTATCTGACAACAGTGAAATTACTGTAAAACTGCTTAAAAAAGGAAAAACTGCAGTCTTTGTGATGGACGGTCAGCGCAATGAAGAAGCAGAATATGAAGAGGAAATCAAATTCAAAAAGGCCGAAAAAGATGTGTACTTCATCAGAACTTCAACAAAATACTTCTACAAAAAGGTTAAGGACAAGCTTAATGCAGGCGGAATAACAAGCAGCAATGGGTGTATGGATGAATAA
- the cfbE gene encoding coenzyme F430 synthase, producing the protein MNNLVIDMTHGGVKIAVSLAKKGRSVLAFDIYNTLNDIDQRMLEIYDVHLLNSLDELSGYRGDMRIIHPVHLPLTHSEIMENNPDLNYTFMTHHEIICEILKDWGDDIPVVEVTGVKGKTSAVFMLKEILIDKNPLILSSLGAILYENGKEITLKKNISITPANIKETIDLAYKIANPVCKIAEGVVESENLKKYSSAIFESSLGVSGVGDVGLLTNISENYPIAKANSSASKAKRQVFRCDTVACEKESYDKYYSDVKHSRTNTFSLNDRSANLYPESVDYSLDKSEIRVKYSNVKTVNDKNLSGEITVKTFAPGPHHVSNVLGVILTCICLEIDTEDIIKGLDNFKGLTGRTNKRSNGDFLIIEEINPGINTDAIKRSIEMIGDINTYVVAVGGDYGITCEEIDETKVANYLDTTDCNIILTGDVGSSIAQKMTKNVKVIENADDVYDMALKDEKNLLFIYRSDYSKVSKR; encoded by the coding sequence ATGAATAATCTTGTTATTGACATGACCCATGGAGGAGTTAAAATAGCAGTCAGCCTTGCAAAAAAAGGCCGCAGCGTACTTGCATTTGACATCTACAATACCTTAAATGACATTGACCAAAGGATGCTTGAAATCTATGACGTGCATCTTTTAAACAGCTTAGATGAGCTTTCAGGATACAGGGGAGATATGAGGATAATCCATCCTGTTCATCTTCCTTTGACACATTCTGAAATCATGGAAAACAACCCTGATTTGAATTATACTTTTATGACTCATCATGAAATCATATGTGAAATCCTGAAAGACTGGGGAGACGATATTCCTGTTGTTGAAGTTACAGGAGTTAAGGGAAAGACAAGTGCAGTTTTTATGCTTAAGGAAATCCTGATTGACAAAAATCCACTAATCCTTTCAAGTCTGGGAGCCATACTATATGAAAACGGAAAGGAAATCACCCTTAAAAAGAACATATCAATAACCCCTGCAAACATCAAGGAGACAATTGATCTTGCCTACAAGATTGCAAATCCAGTCTGTAAAATCGCCGAAGGAGTTGTTGAAAGTGAAAACCTCAAAAAATACTCCTCAGCAATTTTCGAATCATCACTTGGCGTAAGCGGAGTTGGAGACGTAGGGCTTTTGACAAACATTTCTGAAAACTATCCGATTGCAAAAGCAAACAGCAGCGCAAGCAAAGCCAAAAGGCAGGTATTCAGATGCGATACTGTAGCATGTGAAAAGGAAAGCTATGATAAATATTACAGTGATGTCAAACATTCCAGAACAAATACCTTTTCACTGAATGACAGAAGTGCAAATCTCTATCCCGAAAGCGTTGACTATTCACTTGACAAAAGCGAAATCAGAGTCAAATACTCAAATGTAAAAACAGTGAATGACAAAAATTTATCCGGAGAAATTACCGTTAAAACATTTGCTCCAGGACCTCATCATGTATCAAATGTATTGGGAGTAATATTAACCTGTATTTGTCTTGAAATAGATACTGAAGATATAATTAAAGGATTGGATAATTTTAAAGGACTTACTGGAAGAACTAATAAAAGAAGTAATGGAGACTTTCTAATAATCGAAGAGATTAATCCTGGAATCAACACCGATGCTATAAAACGTTCCATAGAGATGATTGGAGATATCAACACATATGTCGTTGCCGTTGGTGGAGACTATGGAATTACATGTGAAGAAATTGACGAGACAAAAGTTGCCAACTATTTAGACACAACCGATTGCAATATTATACTTACAGGAGACGTTGGTTCTTCAATAGCTCAAAAAATGACAAAAAATGTTAAAGTAATTGAAAATGCAGATGATGTTTACGATATGGCTTTAAAAGATGAGAAAAATCTTCTGTTTATCTATAGGTCTGATTACAGCAAAGTTTCAAAAAGGTAA
- the hemC gene encoding hydroxymethylbilane synthase, translating to MIVGTRGSQLALAQTTQVCNDLSRITGEKIDVEIIKTKGDKITTSQLYNMDSKGLFTKELDIALLEEEVDFTVHSFKDLPTELDEDLTVIAVPKRESPHEVLISHKDWDELEPGSKIGTSSLRREAFINHYEKDFELKPIRGNIETRIDKALNSDLDGTIMAEAGLKRLNLTKYIKNVFPIDYFTPPAGQGALAIITRKDCEYNRTISKLNDYVSMQEVLAEKKVLEELGVGCQWPIGSIARMNDKEFNIYSILLTKEGEILKEQTEKGSIKNALELGERIGRLFADYV from the coding sequence ATGATTGTTGGAACTCGCGGAAGTCAATTGGCCCTCGCTCAAACTACACAAGTCTGTAATGACTTGTCTAGAATAACCGGCGAGAAAATTGACGTAGAAATTATTAAAACCAAAGGAGATAAAATTACTACTTCACAGCTATACAATATGGATTCAAAAGGTCTTTTTACCAAGGAATTGGACATTGCACTGCTTGAAGAAGAAGTTGATTTTACAGTCCACAGTTTTAAGGATTTGCCAACCGAACTTGACGAGGATTTAACCGTCATTGCAGTTCCGAAACGTGAATCTCCACATGAAGTCCTTATATCACATAAAGACTGGGATGAACTTGAGCCCGGTTCCAAGATTGGAACAAGCAGCCTTAGAAGAGAGGCCTTCATAAATCACTATGAAAAAGATTTCGAACTGAAACCTATTCGGGGAAACATTGAAACCAGAATAGACAAGGCTTTAAACAGTGATTTGGATGGTACCATAATGGCAGAAGCCGGACTTAAAAGGTTGAATCTTACCAAATACATTAAAAATGTATTTCCAATTGATTATTTCACACCACCGGCAGGACAGGGGGCTTTAGCAATCATTACCAGAAAGGATTGCGAATATAACAGGACAATTTCAAAATTAAATGATTATGTCTCAATGCAGGAAGTGCTTGCAGAGAAAAAAGTGCTTGAAGAACTTGGAGTTGGCTGTCAATGGCCAATCGGATCAATAGCACGTATGAATGACAAAGAATTTAATATTTATTCAATATTATTAACTAAAGAAGGAGAAATCCTTAAAGAGCAAACTGAGAAAGGGTCTATAAAAAATGCGCTTGAACTTGGCGAGCGTATTGGAAGACTTTTCGCTGATTATGTTTAA
- a CDS encoding Gfo/Idh/MocA family protein, with the protein MKTVKVGVIGVGAMGENHVRVYHKMEEADLLAVSDVSERALKKIEKKYGAKGYTEYSELLKNPEIEAVSVCVPTTFHHAVVMEAIKAKKHVLVEKPIAFTLNEAEEMIAAAKEAGVILATGHVERFNPAVQKAKELIDDGVIGDIVSAFAKRVGPLPPRIKDVGVSIDLAIHDLDIMNYLFEEEVTQVYGTMNSSFDDSEFEDHAEIMVNFDNESTGIIEVNWLTPYKRRELELTGTAGIISVDYIKQSIEVYGKFAQDIQIKHEEPLKCELKSFLNAVVNDLEPVITGEDGLKALKMVIAANKSSKEHKPISFEELE; encoded by the coding sequence GTGAAAACTGTTAAAGTAGGAGTTATCGGAGTAGGAGCGATGGGTGAAAACCACGTCCGTGTATACCACAAAATGGAAGAAGCAGATTTGTTGGCTGTTTCTGACGTTAGTGAAAGAGCACTTAAAAAAATAGAAAAGAAATATGGTGCAAAAGGATATACGGAATACAGCGAACTACTCAAAAACCCGGAAATTGAAGCTGTAAGTGTATGTGTGCCGACCACATTCCACCATGCCGTGGTAATGGAAGCTATTAAAGCTAAAAAGCATGTGCTTGTAGAAAAGCCTATTGCATTTACATTGAATGAAGCAGAAGAAATGATTGCTGCTGCAAAGGAAGCAGGAGTCATACTTGCAACTGGACATGTGGAACGGTTTAATCCAGCAGTTCAAAAGGCTAAGGAACTTATTGATGATGGAGTTATTGGAGACATAGTGTCTGCATTTGCAAAACGGGTAGGACCACTCCCACCAAGAATAAAGGATGTTGGTGTTTCAATAGACTTGGCTATTCACGATTTAGACATTATGAATTACTTATTTGAAGAGGAAGTTACTCAGGTTTACGGAACAATGAACTCCAGTTTTGATGATTCAGAGTTCGAAGACCATGCAGAAATTATGGTAAACTTTGACAACGAATCAACTGGTATAATTGAAGTAAACTGGTTAACTCCGTACAAACGTAGAGAATTGGAACTTACCGGTACTGCAGGAATCATTTCTGTTGATTACATTAAGCAAAGCATAGAAGTATACGGTAAATTTGCTCAAGATATTCAAATCAAACATGAAGAACCATTGAAATGCGAATTAAAATCATTCTTAAATGCTGTTGTCAATGATTTGGAACCAGTAATTACTGGTGAAGATGGACTTAAAGCTCTTAAAATGGTTATTGCAGCTAACAAATCTTCTAAAGAACATAAACCTATAAGTTTTGAGGAATTAGAATAA
- a CDS encoding orotate phosphoribosyltransferase-like protein — translation MKEKLIQKAQELRQHGFTTGEIADELNVSMDTARWLTLQKAEAPKAEAPVDFAINWKNIGGNSTRLSYVSGALSDLALTHGDVEVVCGVAVSGIPFATVMTEFLEDMTGIDTSLAIFHPNKQRKDSNDIDDEGTISTNFGSVEGKKVVIVDDVITSGKTVREVIHTIKDLGGEPTCVVVLIDKARLSEIEGIPVESLIKVGRL, via the coding sequence GTGAAAGAAAAATTGATTCAAAAGGCACAGGAACTTAGACAACATGGATTTACAACCGGAGAAATTGCAGATGAGCTTAACGTAAGTATGGACACCGCAAGATGGTTGACCCTTCAAAAAGCGGAAGCACCAAAAGCAGAAGCACCAGTGGACTTTGCAATTAACTGGAAAAACATTGGTGGAAATTCAACACGTTTAAGTTATGTTTCAGGTGCATTAAGTGATTTGGCACTTACACACGGTGATGTAGAAGTTGTCTGTGGAGTTGCAGTAAGTGGAATCCCATTTGCAACAGTAATGACTGAATTTTTAGAAGACATGACTGGTATTGACACTTCCCTTGCTATTTTCCACCCAAACAAACAAAGAAAAGACTCAAATGATATTGATGATGAAGGTACAATAAGTACCAATTTCGGGTCTGTTGAAGGCAAAAAAGTCGTCATTGTAGATGACGTAATTACAAGCGGAAAAACCGTACGTGAAGTCATTCACACCATAAAGGATTTAGGCGGAGAACCAACATGTGTTGTCGTACTGATTGATAAGGCAAGACTTTCAGAAATTGAAGGAATTCCAGTCGAATCCTTAATCAAAGTCGGTAGATTATAA
- a CDS encoding HIRAN domain-containing protein, translated as MYITITSFNNMHGEKALKIEGIVKLVKEPDNKYDTEAIYCEMRHFGKIGYVANSVQTVIKGCMSSGRLYDKINDEYFAHIKFVSGTNAIAKILTADEYIKEVENPESDVHYLLENHEKIDVEFIRKHFGDD; from the coding sequence ATGTACATTACAATAACCTCATTTAACAACATGCACGGTGAAAAGGCACTGAAGATAGAAGGAATTGTCAAGCTGGTAAAGGAACCGGACAATAAATACGATACCGAAGCAATATACTGCGAAATGAGACACTTTGGAAAAATAGGATATGTTGCAAACAGCGTCCAAACCGTAATCAAAGGATGCATGAGCTCAGGACGCCTCTACGACAAGATAAACGATGAATACTTTGCACATATAAAATTCGTATCAGGAACAAATGCAATCGCAAAAATACTGACTGCCGACGAATACATTAAAGAAGTGGAAAATCCGGAAAGCGATGTTCATTACCTGCTTGAAAATCATGAAAAAATAGATGTGGAATTCATAAGAAAACACTTTGGAGATGATTGA
- a CDS encoding ARPP-1 family domain-containing protein gives MIAIEDIELLESQSYKNVAIIPVKTPPTYKFDMITLKKGFELGLVEVKECENSTVNTIIVKNNSVTPLILVDGEEIIGGDQNRIVNATILIAAKSESAIPVNCTEHGRWGYKHEFKQSEYIANFRTRSAKEKATRSNMNAQQAVWDSISGLEHSRSFHSPTQAMSESYDNAKVDLDKTLKNFNVADGQSGVVVIIDGEIKGFELFLNSAIYREYHEKILKSYLVDAEINNDVFTINTDAAKSLIRSAIESEHADKPSNGLEEVFEFENSEGLGRVYVHKDEIIHMSYFKNEEENVTESDNDVDVMAENY, from the coding sequence ATGATTGCAATTGAAGACATTGAACTTTTGGAAAGTCAGTCCTATAAAAATGTTGCAATAATTCCTGTAAAAACACCTCCAACATACAAATTTGACATGATAACCCTCAAAAAAGGATTTGAACTGGGTCTTGTAGAGGTGAAAGAATGTGAAAACTCTACCGTAAACACTATTATTGTCAAAAACAACTCAGTAACACCACTTATTTTAGTTGACGGAGAGGAAATAATCGGAGGAGACCAGAACAGAATTGTCAATGCAACAATTCTAATTGCAGCAAAAAGCGAATCAGCAATACCAGTAAACTGTACAGAACATGGCCGCTGGGGCTACAAACATGAGTTTAAACAATCTGAATACATTGCAAATTTCAGAACACGCAGCGCAAAAGAAAAAGCAACACGCAGCAATATGAATGCCCAGCAGGCAGTGTGGGATTCAATCAGCGGTCTTGAGCATTCAAGATCCTTTCACTCACCTACACAGGCAATGAGCGAAAGTTATGACAATGCAAAAGTGGATCTTGATAAAACACTAAAAAATTTTAATGTTGCTGACGGACAGAGCGGCGTTGTTGTAATAATCGATGGAGAAATTAAAGGATTTGAACTCTTTTTAAACTCAGCAATATACAGAGAATATCACGAAAAGATTCTGAAAAGTTATCTGGTCGATGCAGAAATAAATAATGACGTCTTTACAATAAATACAGACGCAGCAAAAAGTCTTATCAGAAGTGCCATTGAATCAGAACATGCAGATAAACCTTCAAACGGTCTTGAAGAGGTATTTGAATTTGAAAACTCCGAAGGGCTTGGAAGAGTCTATGTCCACAAGGATGAAATAATTCACATGTCATATTTTAAAAATGAAGAAGAAAATGTTACTGAGTCAGATAATGATGTGGATGTAATGGCTGAAAATTATTAG
- a CDS encoding N-6 DNA methylase, whose amino-acid sequence MRKSKMSRNFKVLREIISKTRQLSISPDISYMTIYTFLYKYCSDMLRDYFMTIIEDKPITLDEAYSDMRFKELFRDDALNIFGYFIKDSSYFFDEVINDKYMDDFFLCNFFEAFVKNVEFQKGSNYERYFSFIFDAVKDTVNFNKYEFEGENHIIVKEIIYLISKLDTFDGEFPFASVFDRISESKLIQVDSDPDYITSLLISLIKSDKDHIDNFYNPFLNDASSILKLSEYEIASKNTFAKSQDKITYTSNIVKFLINDYPLDFMYLEFASPFESVGVSSTSFDTITARIPPITNKNIHRLNKAQRREIAKRNKRKELENLLSDKFNIDEDSFANDKELNTTLESLLEKMDLDDSKVEFSGEYESLKDSEYLFLINLIKCLNGDGIMAVSLSQGFLTKNTLGLLRKYLTYEKNCIDAVISIPNELSRPNPSEIIVVFKKHRIHDDILFVDMSSDYKAVSSKYSVPGLFKRNLTLHPDSINNVVEVYTKRESIDKFSQSVAISEIADNEYNLSVSRYVDTFEGEFVKLEDLRNEKREITQNIKILNKKIDMMMDELNIRF is encoded by the coding sequence ATGAGGAAATCTAAAATGTCTCGAAACTTTAAAGTCTTAAGGGAAATCATCTCAAAAACAAGACAGCTTTCAATATCTCCGGACATCTCCTACATGACAATCTACACATTTTTATACAAGTACTGCTCAGACATGCTCAGGGACTATTTCATGACAATAATTGAGGACAAGCCAATCACATTGGACGAGGCATACTCAGACATGCGTTTCAAAGAGCTTTTCAGAGATGATGCCCTTAATATTTTCGGATACTTCATAAAAGACTCAAGCTACTTTTTCGATGAAGTCATAAACGACAAATACATGGATGATTTTTTCCTTTGTAACTTTTTTGAGGCATTTGTGAAAAACGTGGAATTTCAGAAAGGTTCCAACTATGAACGCTACTTCAGCTTCATATTCGATGCAGTCAAGGACACAGTCAACTTCAACAAATATGAATTTGAAGGGGAAAACCATATAATAGTAAAAGAAATCATTTATCTCATTTCAAAACTGGACACCTTTGATGGGGAATTTCCCTTTGCAAGCGTTTTTGACAGAATCAGCGAGTCCAAGCTGATTCAGGTTGATAGTGATCCGGACTACATTACCTCTCTTTTAATCAGCTTAATAAAATCAGACAAAGATCATATTGACAACTTCTACAATCCCTTTTTAAATGACGCTTCATCTATTTTAAAGCTTTCAGAATATGAAATTGCAAGCAAAAACACATTTGCAAAAAGCCAGGATAAAATCACCTACACCAGCAATATTGTCAAATTCTTAATCAATGATTATCCTCTTGACTTTATGTATCTTGAGTTTGCATCCCCTTTCGAATCAGTAGGTGTCAGCTCAACATCATTTGATACTATAACCGCAAGGATTCCTCCAATAACAAACAAAAATATTCACCGTCTTAACAAGGCTCAAAGACGCGAAATTGCAAAGAGAAACAAAAGAAAGGAACTTGAAAATCTATTAAGTGATAAGTTCAACATTGATGAAGATTCATTTGCAAATGATAAGGAGCTTAACACCACGCTTGAAAGCCTTTTGGAGAAAATGGATCTGGATGACTCAAAGGTTGAATTTTCAGGAGAATATGAAAGCTTAAAAGACAGTGAGTATCTCTTTTTAATCAATCTGATTAAATGCCTTAATGGTGACGGAATCATGGCAGTATCTCTTTCACAGGGATTTTTAACCAAAAACACTCTTGGACTTCTGAGAAAATATCTGACATATGAAAAAAACTGTATTGATGCTGTCATAAGCATTCCAAATGAGCTTTCAAGGCCAAATCCTTCAGAAATCATTGTCGTATTTAAAAAACACAGGATTCATGATGACATTCTCTTTGTTGACATGTCATCAGACTATAAGGCCGTAAGTTCAAAATATTCCGTTCCGGGACTCTTTAAAAGAAACCTCACTCTGCATCCGGATTCAATAAATAATGTTGTTGAGGTTTACACAAAAAGAGAAAGCATCGATAAATTTTCACAGTCTGTAGCTATTTCTGAAATTGCAGATAATGAATATAATCTGTCAGTTTCAAGATATGTTGACACATTTGAAGGAGAATTTGTAAAACTGGAAGATTTAAGAAATGAAAAAAGGGAAATAACTCAAAACATCAAAATATTAAATAAAAAAATAGATATGATGATGGATGAACTGAACATTAGATTCTAA
- a CDS encoding restriction endonuclease subunit S yields MNKVKLKQVAEVSTGLSYRRYLDDSGVDFDIVLQRSIKKDGILDDFESVKLNPDNIRPHHFTKPGDILMKMPYPYDVVCVSQGGLVVSDRIAIIRLKQDHHPEFVAHLLTNAHIKKQLYELTNTERIPHASLKQIKELEFVLPDIETQRKLGDLLDTINEKIVEDLRVVEYDRRLKEGILNELWRDSDEEI; encoded by the coding sequence ATGAACAAAGTAAAATTAAAACAAGTCGCAGAAGTGTCAACAGGACTTTCATACAGACGATACCTGGACGATTCAGGAGTGGATTTCGATATAGTCCTTCAGCGATCAATAAAAAAAGACGGAATTTTGGACGATTTTGAATCAGTCAAGCTAAACCCGGATAATATCCGACCACACCATTTCACCAAACCCGGAGACATACTGATGAAAATGCCATATCCCTACGACGTTGTTTGTGTCAGCCAGGGGGGCCTTGTAGTAAGTGACAGAATCGCAATAATCAGATTAAAGCAAGACCATCACCCTGAATTTGTAGCTCACTTGCTTACAAACGCCCATATCAAAAAACAGTTATACGAACTTACAAACACTGAAAGAATTCCGCATGCTTCACTCAAACAGATTAAGGAACTTGAATTTGTTCTGCCGGACATTGAAACACAACGTAAATTGGGAGATCTTCTTGACACCATTAATGAAAAAATCGTCGAGGATTTGAGGGTTGTCGAATATGACAGGCGTCTCAAGGAAGGAATTTTAAATGAACTTTGGAGGGATAGTGATGAGGAAATCTAA
- a CDS encoding phosphatase PAP2 family protein, with amino-acid sequence MNINIEAFYLINNGLANPFFDMIMPILCDCGGFLTLLGLCIIALIVLKYFKKERYFEIAKLCLFSLLLAGIIAGCLKLAFHSPRPFTVLEHVRQLVIPTEPNSFPSGHSASSMSIITVLVSEFRSHKIAVILLIAFAVLVAFSRVYVGVHYPLDVIVGATVGVMSGVVVLKVFKN; translated from the coding sequence ATGAATATAAACATTGAAGCTTTTTATCTTATTAACAATGGCCTTGCAAATCCTTTTTTTGATATGATAATGCCAATATTATGCGACTGCGGTGGATTTCTGACACTCCTCGGATTGTGTATCATTGCGCTTATTGTATTGAAGTATTTTAAAAAGGAGAGATATTTCGAGATTGCAAAGCTGTGCCTTTTTTCACTTCTACTTGCAGGAATAATTGCAGGTTGTCTGAAATTGGCTTTCCACAGTCCACGGCCATTTACCGTTCTGGAACATGTCAGACAGCTTGTTATTCCAACAGAACCGAATTCATTTCCATCAGGACACAGTGCCTCATCCATGAGTATCATAACAGTTCTTGTAAGTGAATTCAGAAGCCATAAAATAGCTGTAATTCTTTTGATTGCCTTTGCAGTGCTTGTTGCATTTTCAAGAGTATATGTCGGTGTTCACTATCCTCTGGACGTTATAGTCGGTGCTACAGTAGGTGTAATGAGTGGCGTGGTTGTTTTAAAAGTGTTTAAGAACTAG
- a CDS encoding nitroreductase family protein, with translation MEFMDVLLKRRSTRKFSGEKITKEELDKVLQAGLLAPSSMNRKPINFMVVERKETLEKLSKVKDHGAELLAGADKAIVVIADTMISDTWCEDSSIALTYLHLAATDLNLASCWVQIHMRKKDGVYAEEVVRDILKLDEHYRIAGIMALGHSDDIPPAHDLRDIDKNKIHFMV, from the coding sequence ATGGAATTCATGGATGTTTTACTCAAAAGAAGATCAACAAGAAAATTCAGCGGTGAAAAAATTACCAAAGAGGAACTTGATAAAGTTCTGCAGGCTGGTCTACTGGCTCCTTCAAGCATGAACAGGAAGCCGATTAATTTTATGGTTGTTGAGCGAAAAGAAACTTTAGAGAAATTGTCAAAGGTAAAAGACCATGGGGCTGAACTTCTGGCAGGTGCTGACAAGGCCATTGTTGTCATTGCAGATACTATGATAAGTGATACCTGGTGTGAGGATTCATCAATTGCTTTAACATACCTGCATCTTGCTGCAACAGATTTGAATCTTGCAAGCTGCTGGGTACAGATTCACATGAGAAAAAAGGATGGTGTATATGCAGAGGAAGTTGTCAGGGATATTTTAAAGCTTGACGAACACTACAGGATTGCAGGAATCATGGCGCTGGGCCATTCGGATGACATTCCTCCGGCACATGATTTGAGAGACATTGATAAAAATAAGATTCATTTCATGGTTTAA